CAGCCACAAAAGCAAGGAGATCAGTCATTTGTCAGAGGAAATAGAAATAGCTGTGGTTTAAGGCCCAGGCCCTCCTGTAATGTTTGTCAAAGTCAGTGAGGAGCTCcagaagcagctccttctgTCAGTATTATTGACCAACCTGGAGAGAACCATccaaaacttttaattttactagaagaaaattaatttgttgacattttaaaacatattgACTACTTTGGGGAGGCTAGAGGATAATACTTTGAAATATCTCCATTCTGTAGGTTTTTTTAGGTCATCATTGCAGTGTCAGAGCCTAGGGCAGGGCACAAAGAGACCAAAGCTGTGATCTTAGTGGCTCCTGTGTACACCAGTATATAGCAGATAATAATTATGCCTAACTTCATGCTTCTGGAGTGGCTGGGGGCGAGGTGCAGTGGGCCAGGGGTGAGCACTGCGCTGGGAAATGCAGTCCAGGGGCCTTGCAGCAGTAAGTGTAGTACggacagcaaattaaaaataaatcaactaAAAATAGCCTGTACATCAGCAAGCCTGGAACTCGACACACTGTCAGTCAGCTGGCCCAGAGGAGCCCCAGGTGCCTGCCAgtgagggaagggagcagctctgctcagccctgctgactGGAATGCCAGAGCCTGGGAATTGTTTCCACGTGAGGGcacgggctgctttgggaggaGCCGGTGTCACAAAGCCCCCTCTCTCTCCAGCTGGCAGGGGACAGTTGTCAGCACAGGACAAAGGCCGAAGAATGGCCTTTTAAGACTGTCCTACTGTGTTTTCAGGAGGTTTTTAATGCTGTCATGGCTGTGAGCGTTGGCACGCTGGAGGCTGTGATGGGATCTGACTGAGTCTGAACGTTGAGGTTTGTGCTGCCCTCGTTCCTCCCCCACGGAGAgcagggagcaattccttccaatatcccatccagccctgcctgtggcagtgggaagccattccccctgtcctgtccctttGGTCTCTCCCAGGTTCCTGGTGCCCTTTCCCGAGCCCTGCTGTGCAGTTGCTGGGTGGCATCCTTGTGACAGCTCCAAACTCCTGCAAGGAGTCACAGAAGGGATGGCCCGGAGGTTCCTTTGAGCTGTGTGAGGGACACAGTTTTACATGGAGTTCTCTGGGATCAGTTTCAACTCACCTGAGCTTATTTTAGGAGTTCAGAGCCATGGCACCAaaccctgcactgccctgcaaaCCTGTCCCGTGTCACCTGTGGGATGAGGACACCTGGCACTGGCAGTGTCCCAGTCCATGCCCCAAGGAGCTGCACAAACAGAGCTCGAGGACATGGCCAGTGCATTTCAGATCCTTCATTTAATAACCGTGCACCATAAAGAATTGTATGCTAATGTGTCAGTACAGAAAGACGTGGCACGGAATATTAACTGGCTCCATTTGAATGTTAATACATCCAGAATTTAAGGTCAATGTAATTACCTTTGCTACTAATTTAATTAGCATTCATTTAGAAGAAAACATCCTTTGGCATTTGACAGCATTTAAACTTTATGTTGCTTGTTCAGAAGTAACTCCCCAGGGAAAAAAGTCACTTAGGAAATGtctgaaaaatcccaaactcttTGGAAATTAAACTGTTGCTTTACTTGCCTTCCCACGTGTCTGCTCATACAAAGATAAGCCTTGGGGAAATCCTCAGTTTGCAAGAGGGAATGTATCAgataataataacagtaatattCACTGCATATATTTGTATCAGTTACCAGCAGCATCAGTTTCTCTGCAGAGGGGAAGTAAGTGATTTTTATGcttcttttggggttttgtatATTCTAAACTATTGCTGCTGGTTGATGGTGATGGTAACTGTTCATGTAACACATGGAGTATTTTGACTTCAgtatttttggggatttttgtaGCCTAGAACACTCGATGGCAGTTCCCAGCACCTGCTGAAGTGGCAAAGGCTGGTGCTCAGGTAAAAATCCATGGAAAGTTCTGACACGCGTTTAGACAGCAAGAAGATCTTGCTATCTGCTGCTAAGATGATCCAGCAGAGATTATCACACCCCCAGGAGGGTGATTTGCCTCCGTTTTTGCTTTAAATCCAGACTTCCAGATAACTTATCAAAAGACTATTTTTAGAGATGATATCCCtataaaaatcttcaaaacTATCTTTCCCCCCAGCCTCCAGGctttcctgcctgtgcttttACTGGCAGCACGATTGTAAAGCTCTTAAGCCCCTACAGAAGATAACATGCTCTTGATGAGGTTTAAAGATAGCttatttcagattaatttaaatGAACCCAGAAGAAACTGACTCTGAGGAAAGCCTTTTACTGAAATAAGAATTTCCGTATTTTTGCAGCAAGTAACGTAAAAGTGGAGTAATTAAAGAGGTAAACTTCTGTGTGCAGGGGAGGGCCTGGAAAAGGGACCACTGGCCTTTTATCTTTTGaaggaggattttttaaaaccattatTCTTCAAAATATAGCACCAATTTGGGGAAATGTCACTCGTGACCTCTTTTGTCACTTGAGGAGCATTGCGGAACACGCTGATTTTTGAGGGAAGACAGGTGAGTTCAGGCATTGTCCTCTGCTCCCTGAAAGCAAGGGAAGGGGGTGGAGAGGTGGGGTAACAGAAATGTGGCTCCTGGAAGTGtttccagggcagggctgttGCAGGAGgagctcccttccctccccagtgctggggtggttattttaaataatttaaagttatttttaaattctcccGTGGtggttattttaaataatttaaagttattttaaaattctgccgTGGtggttattttaaataatttcctggTGGCTGTGAGGTGTCACTGAGGGGGctgagggaagggcagagctgcctcagtTTTCTGTCTGCAGGTTCTGTATCCCAGGAGGAGGGGTTTGCATCCAGACATCAAAGGCACTATAATATTTATCCTGTGTGAACATTATGTAATGTAATTGATTCTAGAGatgcttcattatttttcatttcttggaCCGTTCAGATCACTTTTCCCCCCGCTGCTTCAGCGGCTGGCCCGGCTCTGCGGGCAGGGATTGCcacctgctggcagccagccctgcccggagCAGGGACTCCAGGGGACATTCCCCGGGCTGggctcctggaggagctgctgggaccCGGCAGGTCcctctgggctgggcagtgacagagccCGGGCTCCGGGGTGCCAGGGTGCCCGGGGGGCACAGCCCGAGCCGGGGCAGGGTCTGGGGGTACCCGGAGAGTGCCAGGAGCCAGAGTGCTCAGTGACACCCTGCAGGGgggctcagggcacagctggcactcagtgacaccctgcaggtgagctcagggcacagctggcactcaGTGACACCCTGCAGGTgggctcagggcacagctggcactcaGTGACACCCTGCAGGTgggctcagggcacagctggcactcagggacaccctgcaggtgggctcagggcacagctggcacgCAGTGACACCCTGCAGGtgagctcagggcacagctggcactcaGTGACACCCTGCAGGagtgagcagggcacagctggcactcagtgacaccctgcaggtgagctcagggcacagctggcactcaGTGACACCCTGCAGGTgggctcagggcacagctggcactcaGTGACACCCTGCAGGagtgagcagggcacagctggcactcagtgacaccctgcaggtgagctcagggcacagctggcactcaGTGACACCCTGCAGGagtgagcagggcacagctggcactcagtgacaccctgcaggtgagctcagggcacagctggcactcaGGGACACCCTGCAGGTGTTtaagggcttggagcatcctggtttgtggaaggtgtccctgcccatggcagggggtgggacaaGATAGGCTTTatggtccctcccaacccaaccccAGAAGTGGCCTCCAAAAGCTAAAGCCAGGCAGTTCTGGAGCTCAGTTTGGGGTGGAATACGGGGAAGAGCCTGGAGACGTGAGAAGGGCAGCGGGAGCTCacggccagcagcagccaggtgtgtgTTTGTGCCTGTGAGGCTGCCCTAGGGGATGTGGACAGCGGGCAGAGTGCCCGTGCCTGTCACCTTGCAGCCTCCTGGCCGCTGCCAGGGGGACCTCAGGCTGAGGAGGGGGTTCAGGGGTGCATTTCCTCCAGCTGTCGTGGGATTCGTGTGAACAGGGGCAGAGGCACCCAGGGTGGGGAAACTCCTTTTGCAGAGCCCCAGAAGAGTGAATACATCTGTCCCGAGGGATGTCTCCCAGCCAGCAGGTCTGGTTTGTTTGGAATGCCCGGCCCTCACCTCTGTGTGCCCGGAgctgcagtggctctgctgactgcacctcctgctccctgcaagcAGGAATTTGCTCCGGCTGTCACAAGAGGGAACTGCAGCACCagtttggagctgctgctcttcgCACACCTTTTCTCCAAGGACTCGGTGGTTGCAGTCATCTTCCTCCTAAAACTGCTCTCTTCTTACAAATCagattgttttttaatttgtgcatGAAATTGtccatttttattgcttttgagAGCTTTATTTCTGGTCAGGTAAAACTTGGTAATGTCTTCACAGCTTTTCAAGGCTTGCAAAGCTTTTTTGAATTAACTGATTTGCCGTGGTAAATTTCAAAGTGCGtttttcccagcacagagggctCATTTCAAAAGGGATATATAAGCTATAGGAAAAGCAAGCACAAGGATCCCTCTCATGTTCTCCTTCAGGCAGATGGACTGCTAAAGGAGGGAACGTCTCCGTGGGGGTGTGGAGCCAGAGAAGCTGATGCCAGAATCACCTGGAAAAGGAAGGATGACCTCTGCGAGATGAGTGGATATGAggcagcccctccagcagcacggTGCCAGTCTGGCCCCGAGGTGCCAGGGATCCAGCTGGCATTCCTGGGGTGAGCCTGTAGCGTGGGGAGCTCCCTGGCATTCCCAGGAACTGCTGGCACATGCTGGGGGGTCCCTGTACCTGGGTATGGCTTGGATTTATCAGAGGCTTTCTTCTGCTCTTGAATTTTGTCCCAGCCTTGCTCTTCCCAGTTTTTAAGACCAGGGAGTCCTCATATTAGCAGACAAGAGCAGGATATctgcaggtgtccctgctggggaaggTGACTTTGGGGCTGCCTTGTACCCACTTGAGCTGTAGTTTTTTAAAGAGATGatggtgctgggctggtggttggacttggtgatcttaaaagtcttttccaacattaacCTTTCCGTGATTCTCTGAAAATGTAGAATAAAAGATTCTGAAGAAATGCTACGTTTTGTTCCAAAGAGGACATTGAAATTAGCTTGCTCCATTTTATCCAGTGTTTATGGTCAGCTGGAATGGTCAAATCAAGAAATAAATCTTAGACAAACATGACATTTTAGAAAGTCTTTCACAGTTCATGATAATGAACACACCCTTTATTCTGCAGCCAGTTTGTGTTTGGCCATTGTGTTCCTTGCTGGCACAGGCCAATGTTCTTTCAGAGGACACAGGAAGATCAAATAAAGATGTTTTCAGCCCGTGTCTGACTTTGCCCAGCACATGAGCTGAATTACACAGGCCAGTGGTGTTTGTGAGTGCAGCATCttcactctgctctgctgtgttccTCCAGGAAATGTGGGGCTGAACCAAGAGCTGGGACACACATCCCAGCCGAGCACATCCCTTGTTTTCCAGGAGTCAGGACAAAGGAGCAGCCAAAACTGTGATCCAGTCTCTGGCTGTTCCCACCCCTGTGTCCGGatcagccagagcagcctggtaAAACCCCTGTGGGAGTGTCCCAggtgctcctgcctcctgccctgctgcctgccctcctcagcCACCCTCTGGAGCTTTCCCTGCCCAGTGAGCCCGCAGTGGCAGGTGAGGGGTGGCACGCCTTCCAGTTCTGAAGAAAATGCCAAGTCGACAGTGAAAGCCACTGCAACAGGGTGCAGTAATGTGTAAACATAGCTCACACCCTCCAGAAAGCTGCCATTGCTGAAATGATAACCCCTGGGGATTCACAGTGTGCCATGGGCTGGGGTCCCATCCAGAACGATCATCACAGGACAGGGAGCAATGGGTGGATCTTTCTATGAAGAGCCTGAAACCTGgcctgtggctgtccctgagctgggcagcttTGGTGGCTGGGCTGTCCTTGGGGGGCTCAGCTTTGGTGGCTGGGCTGTCCTTGGGGGGCTCAGCTTTGGtggctgggctgtccctggggggcTCAGCTTTGGtggctgggctgtccctggggggcTCAGCTTTGGTGGCTGGACTGTCCTTGGGGGGCTCAGCTTTGGtggctgggctgtccctgagctgggcagctttggtggctgggctgtccctggggggcTCAGCTTTGGTGGCTGGACTGTCCTTGGGGGGCTCAGCTTTGGtggctgggctggccctgggggGCTCAGTTTTGGTGGCTGGCCCTGGGGGGCTCAGCTTTGGTGGCTGGGCTGTCCCGGGGGAGCTCAGCTttggtggctgggctgggccctggAGGGGGGCTCAGCTTTGGTGGCTGGGCTGTCCTTGGGGGGGCTCAGTGCCCGTTCAGCTCAGGGGAAGgatgtggctgcagagctgctctggtcTGATGACCTGTGCTGAGGGACactgtgctctgtgctcagctcctgccatccctgggctgtgtgctgggctgtgccctgagctgtgccctgggctctcCCCTGGGCTGTTCCCtgggctgtgtgctgggctgtgccctgagctgtgccatgggctctcccctgggctctcccctgggctctgccccgagctcctgctgctgctcctcagctcgCAGCcgcctgcagccctgcagggccccaggcatcccaggagctgccctggtcAGTGGGGTCTCAGGGAGATGGTCTTGATTTGACCATTCCAGCTGACCgtgccagccctggaggaaTTTGccatcccaggagctgccctggtcAGTGGGGTCTCAGGGAGATGGGGCCGTGCCCgtgccagccctggaggaaTTTGCCATCCctgagctgccaggagctggagctgtgcaaaggCAAACCCCCCTGGTTATCGCTGCCGTTCTGGGCCCCAGTGGGGCCTGGCCCAGCCATGGCCTGGCTCGTacactctgctgctccttcccatcaTTCTGCTGCTGGTTCTGCAGGTATCTCAGCCCTCAGCTGAGTGATGCTGCTCTCTGACAGCAGAAATGATGTGTAGACCCAGAGCCCTACGAAGCAGCATGTGGAATTAATTATTTAGTAGCTTaatacatggatttttttcaggttttcgGTTGCACAGTTATCAGATAAATCAGCCTTTCTTTTCATGATGTAAATGTGAGTAGAAGTCATGTCCAGCAATTTTTAAGGGAGCTTTCAAAAGCTGAGATTGGTGTGACtgataaaatgcatttcattaGACAAATGTTCCACACATAAACCTATTTTGTGAATGCAATAATCTGATATTCTCATGTGTTAGTCTGCAGGTCACAAGAGAGTATGGGAAAGTCATAAAGTAATTCAAGGCATATAAACTTGGCTTTTGATTCACTAGTAAATCAGGGTTTTCTCTTAAAGGAAAAGACATCAATTGAAAGAAATAtgacttaaaaattaataccaGTATTACAAAGCTATAAAGATTTTATTACTTGGAGCATTCCCTTTGTGAAGATGAGTTGGTCTGTCCTTCTAATCTCCTCTAAAGCAGTGTAGGCTGCAGTTATTTAAAGGGATCATATAgaatttgtaaaacaaaacatttctttgccAGCCTCCTGCATGTGGGTTCAGATTCCCAGAGGTTACAAGTACAGCaacaaagacagaaatgtgCCATTCCAGTATTTGATCTCTGGCTGCTGATGCAGTGATGAAGATTGGGATGTGCTCCAAACATATTGGGTATTTTAACACCAAAAATGGCCAATTTGCTTTGCAAAGTGGGGGGAGGTCAGTGAGGTTCTGACAGTTCCTGCCCAAACACCAGGCACTAAAAggatttttcccctgaaaatcACTTCTCTCACAGAAAGccttgcagccctgctgccttaCCCTGTTCCTCCTCCTGATTTTGGCCCTAACTCCCTTAAAGCACTGTAGGTATTTAAAGCATTTGAAGTGATTCCCAGCTTGGAGCAGTTAAAGCCATGAAGCCCTGGAGGCTGCCCCAAAGGCTGCCCTGAGACCAATCTGTTTGAGCACCTCAGTGAGCTGGAGGCCAAAAAGAATCTCATTCCTGAGCCCAGCTGCCCATGCAAGGGTAACTCTGGAGATTGAGTATCTCAGTGTCCAGcacagagggggaaaagcaTAAACCAAGATCACGTAATGGGGCACACAAATAGAAATGAGGGAATTGTTGTTCCTGTGGGTTGTTcctcagcagcaaagcagtAGCTGCGTTTTGCCACAGATCATTCTGAGTATTTTCTTAAGCCTTGTGTCCTCTCCTTGTTCTTATATTTTGAAACTGTCcctctgtttggttttttctttgggGCTGTTGGACTGAGGTCTATTGTAGAATTGATGTCTGCAGTTCATTGCTCAGTTCCCAACAGAAGATGTGTTGTTTAAAATAATGTCTATactgtttctctcttctttgcTGCAGTTACTTTGAGCTCCCTGAAGTCCAGCTGTGGACGTGCAGGCCAGCACTGACTGGGGAGCATTACCCAAACTGGTGTGAGCAGCAATGACTGGCTGCCCTTGCTTGTGGCAACTGGGCCTGGAAGGATCCCAATCCTGAAGGTCAGATGCTCTTGTCAGGAATACATGATTCCTGctggaaattatttccatgaGATCAGATGGATAGATATAATTAGCAGAACCAAGCCAGACAGGATTCTTACAGGAACAGCTGTGCAGCCAACAAAGTTATTGtatcagagatttttttttcaataaatattttacgCAGAGTCATATTTCTTTTCACAACAAACTGGATCTTAACCCAAAAGGATTTGCTTTGTGGCAAAGCCAGACAAAGAAAGTGAAGCTCATGGTTTATTCTCGTGTCTCAAAATGTTGAGATAGGCTGGACAGCGCACGGCATGGTAAGTGTTACACAGGCCTGAGCTTTATTGTGGGGTTGCTCCCATTTTGGAGAAGCTGTAAGGCAGTCCCCTTCCTGaggggtgctggggaagggctgtccctcccagctgtgctgtagGTGTGATGCAGGACAGCTCCTGgcccctgctctgcccggggcagggatccctgcagagcagccctgcttgGGACTGACCTCCtgcaagcagcagagagctggaggtgctgagcagagagctggtAACCGCAGGGATGCCTGcacaggagccctgagcagggcttgccTGGCTTTTCCATAGCAGAGGGACCAGAGAAGCCTGGGGGactcagagcacagcagatcCCTGTCATGCTGGAGGTGCAGGGGTGCTCGTGAGTGTTAGCTGCATTTACCGGGGGGGCTTCATGGCTAGAAAGACACCATAAAGCACTTTCCACCCTTGTTTCCCTCCTTCTTCAAGAAACAGACCCCCCTTTAGTCAGACTGCTCTGAAACAGAGGTGCAGTTGCAGGAACAGGCAGAGGTAACCTTGAACCCCTGAGTTCCTGCCTTTTGAGACAATTGAATGCTTATagccagcccctggcacccgtgagccaggcagggagcacGTTCCAAATACTGCTCTATTTAAAGCACCCCagggctcccagagcagctgcagaggcaaaCTTACCCTGCCATTCCACCAGCAGAGGGGCAATGGCAGCACCAGGTAAGAGGCACAGTCACCTGGGGATGTAAGGACATGCTGAGATTAACAGAGCTGAGCGGTGCAGTGTGAGTGCACTCAGCTACCTGCATTCTTCTCTGATACACTAGATAGAATTTACTTTTCAGTAAGAAATGTAATCTCTTTGAAAGCTAATTCTATTAACAGCTTGGGTTCCTCCTGTATTTTTGAATCCTGtaagttttgttttatgttttgtaGTTGCCATTCCAGGTTAGCTGGCACAATAGGACAGTGTGTAAAATGAGTTGTGTTTGACAGCATTCTTGTTATACTGTGTGGAGCTGAGCTCCAAGTGTAGTGTCAACTGCAGTGAGAAGTGAACACAGAATAAGTTAGATCTTAACTCCACCAAGCTCAAGTGGCAGAGCAAAATTTTAATAACgaccttcttcttctttcttcttcttcttcttcttcttcttcttcttcttcttcttcttcttcttcttcttcttattattattattattattattattattattattattattttaataataattttaacaaTGACCTTCTCATTCTAAGCACGCTTCACTCTCTCCAAAGAGAAAGGGCAGTTTATAAAATCGCCTTTTATAtctattgtatttttttatttatttcacttaaaTTTAGAACTGTAGCTGTGGTGTGTGCTGTGTGCACAGTTACTCAGGTAACATTTGTGAAGGGAACTTTTTAATACAGCTTCATAGCTACGTTCAAagtttttaaagacttttcttctggtttttttttttgcaccacTGACTGGTATCTAGGGAGAGTGAGTTTCTGCCAAGGTACAAAGGACATTGAGCACTATTTATTGAGTTCTCATTGACAGCCCCAGGAATTACCCTGACACTGGTTTAAACTGGAGCTCCCCTAGCAAAGCCCCCCagtcagcagcaccagcagagctctgacaaacccctctgtgcccccacaggacccagccctgcctttgtGATTAGACCTTCAGGGAAAgtgcaaaaagagaaagagccTTCAGGGAAAGTGCAGGGAAGTGATCCCAGCAGCTTCACCTGCTGGCACGGCAGCAAAGGTCTCTAAATGAAACAGCTGAGGGGCTCCCCTGGGGCAAAAGGACACCCCGAGGTTCTGGGGCGGgattttttatgtgtttatgtgtttaatattttcatgGCAGCACATGCAGATCTGTCCCTCTGGCAGCACGCTGTGCAGTGCCATGGTGAGACAggtgtgctgtgcagagctgtggaacAATGTGGCAATCCTAAATGAGTAAGCGTCCCTCTGCGTCTGCCTGCttgagctgagctgtgcaagGGGTCGTGGATAGTTTCACATCATTTATCAATCCCTTCAGAAACCTGTAGTTCTATTAGCTGTGTAAAGGTGTAAGAGGTGTAATATACTGTAAGTAGCAGGCTCTCCAAGGTTGTTATTCTGCTTTCTGCCAAGagtgtgctgctggcaggaaacCAGTGCAAGGGTCCGTGAAATACTGAAATTGAGTGGAGATGTAAAGCCAGTCCTGCTTcctgtgtgctggagctggggctgccctgggctcctctGAGCCTGGCCTagccctgctgagcagctgagccTCGGCTCAGCACCCTGGGACGCGCCCacctcctgtgctggctctggggggttcgctcagcagcccctgcagcgtCACTGAGCCTGTGTTCTGTGCCAGCCCAGGCCCCGCTGTCCCGCCTGCTTGTCCCcgtgctgctggccctgggctggaTCGTGGGCTGTGCCCTCATGGTGTACATTGTCTTCTGCTGACCACGGAGGGATGGCAGTGCCACACAGAGCCCTGCGGTAAGTGATGgggacacacagagccctgcagtgacggcagtgtcacacacagagccctgcagggacggcagtgtcacacacagagccctgcagtgacagcagtgtcacacccagccctgcagtgacagcagtgtcacacacagagccctgcagtgctggcagtgtcacacacagccccgcagtgacagcagtgtcacacagagccctgcagtgacagcagtgtcacacacagccctgcagtgacagcagtgtcacacacagagccctgcagtgagggcagtgtcacacccagccctgcagtgacagcagtgtcacacacagccctgcagtgacagcagtgtcaatcacacacagccctgcagtgagggcagtgtcacacacagagccctgcagtggcagcagtgtcacacccagccctgcagcgacagcagtgtcacacacagagccctgcagcggcagcagtgtcacacagagccctgcagtgacagcagtgtcacacacagagccctgcagtgacagcagtgtcacacccagccctgcagtgacagcagtgtcacacccagccctgcagtgagggcagtgtcacacccagccctgcagtgacggcagtgtcacacacagagccctgcagtgacagcagtgtcacacagagccctgcagtgagggcagtgtcacacacccagccctgcagtgacagcagtgtcacacacagagccctgcagtgacagcagggtcacacacacagcctgcagtgacagcagtgtcacacacagagccctgcagtgagggcagtgtcacacccagccctgcagtgacagcagtgtcacacacagccctgcagtgacagctgtgtcacacacagagccctgcagtgacagcagtgtcacacccagccctgcagtgacagcagtgtcacacacagccctgcagtgacagctgtgtcacacacagagccctgcagtgacagcagtgtcacacccagccctgcagtgacagcagtgtcacacacagccctgcagtgagggcagtgtcacacacacagccctgcagtgacggcagtgtcacacacacagccctgcagtgacagcagtgtcacacacagagccctgcagtgctggcagtgtcacacagagccctgcagtgagggcagtgtcacacacacagccctgcagtgagggcagtgtcacacacccagccctgcagtgacagcagtgtcacacagcagcctcccctgccctgcttgGGAGGCTTTTAAATGCTCCCACCCTTTTAAATGCTCTTTTCTGTGTCTTACAGGTGAGAGGAACCGACAATGATGTTGATGAGAAGAACACAGAAGTTCAGTTTAGATTTCTAATGACTAAAATACGTATAAAAtgagttatttttaatatcaacCATGTAAATGCTGTGCACACTTTGTATCCATTAGGAAGGATCACCAAACCAATTTCCCTGTTCTCAGATTATTTGCAGTTTAGGGAGTGGTTTTTGGAATCTTGTGGCAGGTGAGATCCTGCCTGCTTGCTGAACAGCAAACTTTTAAACCAGCTACTAGCAGCTGAGGAACGTCAAGCTTGGTAGGAACAGGCAGGGGTTAATTTCTCATGGGGCCTGGGCAAGTATTTTTAGCCCTGTTATGGGGAAAATCTCTTGCACTCTATTGTCATGAAACAGAAACGTTGCACGTCCTTGGAGCAGAAAACCCCAGGCTGACtcggggctgggagggctgagAGTGTCTGAACCTCAGGCTCACCAGGGGCCCTCCGTGGCTTGTGCTGGGGGTTTGCCTCTTTAATTACAATTGGAGATAATTATATTCCCCCAGTCAATAACAAGCCATGTGAACTTCCAGTGACTTTGCCATTTAAATCACAACT
The genomic region above belongs to Motacilla alba alba isolate MOTALB_02 chromosome 9, Motacilla_alba_V1.0_pri, whole genome shotgun sequence and contains:
- the STRIT1 gene encoding sarcoplasmic/endoplasmic reticulum calcium ATPase regulator DWORF isoform X2: MAPLSRLLVPVLLALGWIVGCALMVYIVFC
- the STRIT1 gene encoding sarcoplasmic/endoplasmic reticulum calcium ATPase regulator DWORF isoform X1, whose product is MAAPAQAPLSRLLVPVLLALGWIVGCALMVYIVFC